In a single window of the Nakaseomyces glabratus chromosome B, complete sequence genome:
- the BUD5 gene encoding Ras family guanine nucleotide exchange factor BUD5 (CAGL0B01287g~Has domain(s) with predicted guanyl-nucleotide exchange factor activity, role in regulation of small GTPase mediated signal transduction, small GTPase mediated signal transduction and intracellular localization): protein MDSPTSQYDNGASPTLPLDTSFQTASFHTATSSPTPSQQLDAQDISKEIEQLRLYQDNKRISFTTPVVNTSPLHLPPDITPRADQVQPENQQGFVSHGLGISLPQPTDNTNIDDTITSIDPDITTKLQPDSPDRTNNSVKSKPDDFSLSHLFIIANHEFDPSSLQNKEDASICLPFKKNDVAFVHVVDESGWGEVTLIKNNERGWVPFNYFQDTVHPTTAAYPAPQYLKSRLPLESLLSACAQFLTQQDGSEKFKHKYFNDIRDGVKTLLELTKCVSRSDELVKSVSLIRRARKALLADWYDLMMKADHYKKTSPSAENITTLIQLTNKVTNKAFTFYNAWSTHLSTDSSKHDSRYHILNNPSDKKEELISQNNSIEASSKSTVSNNHANQPTENQISEKANSTTLLEPPFAIARLTEIHNLIFQYIGLILGRLQMVTNNPAGYETLESVIHQIIIILRELLYISKTCAYIMQQKFQKVDQDPFNEDLDQLLSMVSDMVSTIKVLVTMSLNTSIHKEDTATIEAQQHKLISIVASMTPLINNTVLQCHNYLRLIGDFKLETSRSYMDFQKIRINPQHLINRSQTTSNNDVFKSDFQRKSIDLFANDKERYKRVTRYSTITPLREDFFDDHNLIEGSPEKKSFARDSVFLKYQPTDSEAESSALVTNSSDKLSEEDLIYDSNNELITATCRGLVFKLTDELDHPSSFFVSTFLLNFRSFMKSYELVTELINRFDLADMENKLRDNKPKGKYSTTASKLKNRRRLICSVFNEWMESYWDYNTDFECISTMINFFNEGMADYLPRESKMLIQTAAKLILKFNELKKNRQLTTTYSQLCPINVLKNNGGSMISQISTVTTATNKSILTMDERLIDEYELTHIPHQTEDDLALPLPVLNLGTFSLISKENTEQIHNLVYKYRNYLNEKNYDDFTDKTSDEILKIWFELKNHHFSNSDLSTAAEFSLVILNPLEVAKQLTILESLLFMRLTPFDIVNYKANSTITSSNVAAITSFTNQLSQYVMNGILTPRINDATRTTILKAWLRIALSALYLRNFNSVASIMTAIQNHSITRLTGVWQQLSRKDTLLYEYLSRIIHPNHNFKVYRQKLKKIIDDSSQGSIIPVKSHVPVVPFFNLFLQDITFIHEGNSTFRNPDSFRPNKPINVDKFYRITKIVTTMQFFQVGYNTNSSEDAPKRESFFRLTEEMGLDTKNIASVPLLQELIVYELWKVNNVFSIDSDRAYQLSLQIQPRN from the coding sequence ATGGATTCTCCGACAAGCCAGTATGATAATGGCGCATCGCCGACTTTACCCCTCGACACGTCTTTCCAGACCGCGTCCTTCCACACTGCAACCTCTAGTCCTACACCATCGCAGCAATTGGACGCGCAAGACATATCAAAAGAGATAGAGCAACTGAGGCTTTACCAAGATAATAAACGTATTTCCTTCACAACGCCTGTCGTGAATACATCCCCACTACACCTGCCGCCAGACATAACACCAAGAGCCGACCAAGTTCAGCCGGAAAACCAACAAGGATTTGTATCTCACGGCCTCGGTATATCGCTTCCGCAGCCTACCGATAACACCAACATCGATGACACGATTACCAGCATCGATCCCGACATCACAACTAAACTACAACCTGATTCACCCGATCGCACAAATAACTCGGTTAAGTCCAAACCAGACGATTTCAGCCTTTCGCACTTGTTCATTATCGCTAACCATGAGTTCGACCCAAGTTCTTTacaaaacaaagaagatgCCTCAATCTGCTTACCATTCAAAAAGAACGATGTAGCATTCGTACACGTCGTAGACGAGTCCGGATGGGGTGAAGTTACACTTATCAAGAACAATGAAAGAGGCTGGGTGCCATTCAACTACTTCCAAGATACTGTACATCCAACTACGGCTGCATACCCAGCACCACAGTACTTGAAATCGCGTTTACCACTGGAGTCATTACTATCTGCATGTGCACAGTTTCTAACACAACAAGATGGATCGGAAAAGTTTAAacataaatattttaatgatatAAGGGACGGCGTCAAAACCTTGCTAGAATTAACTAAATGTGTCTCGAGATCAGATGAACTTGTCAAATCTGTATCCCTAATACGGAGAGCGAGAAAAGCTCTTCTGGCTGATTGGTACGACCTTATGATGAAAGCTGACCACTACAAGAAAACCTCCCCCAGTGCAGAAAATATAACCACATTAATACAACTAACAAATAAAGTCACCAACAAAGCATTCACATTTTACAACGCATGGAGTACGCACCTATCCACCGATTCAAGTAAGCATGATTCCAGATATCATATATTGAACAACCCATCCgataaaaaagaagaacttATCTCTCAAAACAACTCTATAGAGGCCAGTTCCAAATCTACGGTATCAAATAATCACGCCAACCAACCAACAGAGAACCAGATATCGGAGAAGGCCAACTCAACCACTTTATTAGAACCACCCTTTGCAATTGCAAGACTTACTGAAATACATAACTTAATTTTTCAGTATATTGGCCTTATACTAGGACGTCTGCAAATGGTTACGAACAATCCTGCAGGATATGAAACCTTAGAATCGGTAATACACCAGATAATTATCATTTTAAGAGAATTACTCTATATCAGCAAGACATGCGCATACATAATGCAAcagaaatttcaaaaagttgaTCAAGACCCATTTAACGAAGACTTGGACCAGTTGCTATCAATGGTATCAGATATGGTTTCAACAATAAAAGTGTTAGTGACTATGTCACTAAATACATCTATTCACAAAGAGGATACTGCTACTATTGAAGCCCAACAACATAAGCTGATTTCAATTGTGGCAAGTATGACCCCCTTAATCAATAACACAGTCCTGCAATGCCATAACTACCTTCGCTTAATTGGTGACTTTAAGCTTGAAACCTCTAGATCATATATGGATTTCCAAAAGATTCGCATAAATCCTCAACATCTGATAAATAGAAGTCAGACaacttcaaataatgaCGTATTTAAATCTGATTTCCAAAGAAAATCCATTGATCTTTTTGCTAATGATAAGGAAAGATATAAAAGAGTTACTAGATACAGTACTATCACCCCCTTAAGAGAAGATTTCTTTGATGATCATAATCTAATTGAAGGCTCCCCAGAAAAAAAGTCATTCGCCCGTGATTCCGTATTTCTCAAATATCAACCAACTGACTCAGAGGCTGAAAGCTCTGCATTGGTGACAAATTCATCAGACAAGCTAAGTGAAGAAGACCTTATTTACGATAGCAATAATGAATTAATAACAGCTACCTGTCGTGGCTTGGTTTTTAAGCTCACTGATGAACTAGACCATCCAAGCagcttttttgtttcaacaTTTCTTCTTAACTTTCGGTCATTCATGAAATCATATGAACTGGTGACCGAACTAATAAATAGATTTGATTTAGCGGATATGGAAAATAAACTTAGGGATAATAAACCCAAAGGCAAATACTCTACCACGGCTTCTAAACTGAAAAACAGACGTAGATTGATCTGTTCCGTTTTTAATGAATGGATGGAAAGTTACTGGGATTACAATACCGATTTCGAATGTATATCCACAATGATAAACTTTTTCAATGAAGGGATGGCTGATTATCTACCTAGAGAATCAAAAATGCTAATACAAACGGCTGCAAAATTGATTTTAAAATTCAACgaactcaaaaaaaataggcAGTTGACTACAACTTACTCCCAGTTGTGTCCAATTAAtgttttaaaaaataatggcGGCTCGATGATTTCTCAAATCTCGACTGTAACAACGGCTACAAATAAATCAATACTAACTATGGATGAACGCTTAATCGATGAATATGAACTAACACATATACCACACCAAACAGAAGATGACCTAGCGCTTCCATTACCAGTGTTGAATCTTGgtacattttctttgataagCAAAGAGAACACTGAGCAAATTCATAATTTGGTATACAAATACAGAAATTATTTGAATGAAAAGAATTACGATGATTTTACAGACAAAACCTCAGATGAGATTTTGAAAATCTGGTTTGAGCTGAAAAATCACCACTTCTCTAACTCCGATTTATCCACTGCTGCTGAATTCAGCTTAGTGATTTTAAATCCATTAGAAGTAGCGAAACAATTAACTATCCTTGAATCACTTCTTTTCATGAGATTAACGCCATTCGATATAGTGAACTATAAAGCAAATTCTACAATAACATCATCAAATGTCGCTGCCATTACATCATTCACAAACCAACTTTCACAATATGTGATGAACGGTATTTTAACACCTAGAATTAACGATGctacaagaacaacaatcTTGAAAGCCTGGTTAAGAATTGCACTATCAGCCCTTTATTTGAGAAATTTTAATTCTGTGGCTTCTATTATGACAGCCATCCAAAATCATTCTATTACACGTTTGACTGGTGTATGGCAACAACTATCGCGAAAGGACACTCTTCTATATGAGTATTTATCAAGAATAATTCATCCTAATCATAATTTCAAAGTCTACAGgcaaaagttgaaaaaaatcattgaCGATTCATCACAAGGCTCTATTATTCCAGTGAAATCGCATGTGCCTGTCGTACCTTTTTTCAATCTGTTCTTACAGGATATAACGTTCATACACGAGGGTAATTCGACGTTCAGAAATCCTGACTCATTCAGACCAAATAAGCCAATCAATGTGGATAAGTTCTACAGAATTACTAAAATTGTAACAACTATGCAATTTTTCCAAGTCGGATATAATACGAACAGTAGTGAGGATGCACCAAAAAGGGAGTCGTTTTTTAGATTGACAGAAGAAATGGGTTTGGATACCAAAAATATAGCGAGTGTACCGCTCCTACAAGAGCTTATTGTTTATGAGCTATGGAAGGTCAATAATGTCTTTTCTATCGATTCTGACAGAGCTTACCAATTGAGCTTACAAATACAACCAAGAAACTAA
- the DCP1 gene encoding Dcp1p (CAGL0B01331g~Ortholog(s) have enzyme activator activity, mRNA binding activity, role in deadenylation-dependent decapping of nuclear-transcribed mRNA and P-body, cytoplasmic side of membrane, nucleus localization): protein MSVSNGNDDAEQALEFYRKALNFNVIGRYDPKIKQLLFHTPHASVYKWDIERDEWAKLEYQGVLAIYLRDIGNGQDFLPPQDSTMDASVLAGSMTQGNENYGQGLMLSGRDIYNYGLIILNRLNPDNFSMGIVPNNVVNKRKVFDSIEDAENPLECMGVEVKDELVIIKNLKHEVYGIWIHTVEDRKNVYELIKYLLENEPKTSFA, encoded by the coding sequence ATGTCAGTAAGTAACGGCAACGATGATGCTGAGCAAGCATTAGAATTTTATCGTAAGGCCTTGAACTTTAATGTGATAGGTAGGTACGATCCCAAGATAAAGCAGCTCTTATTTCACACACCGCATGCATCAGTGTACAAATGGGATATTGAAAGAGATGAATGGGCAAAACTAGAATACCAGGGTGTACTGGCGATATATCTAAGGGACATCGGAAATGGGCAGGACTTCCTTCCACCACAGGACAGTACTATGGATGCAAGTGTTCTAGCAGGATCAATGACCCAAGGTAACGAGAACTATGGGCAGGGTCTAATGCTCTCTGGAAGggatatatataattacGGTTTAATTATACTGAACAGACTTAATCCTGACAACTTCTCAATGGGGATTGTGCCGAATAATGTCGTAAATAAGAGGAAGGTTTTTGATTCCATTGAGGATGCAGAGAATCCTCTTGAGTGCATGGGAGTAGAGGTCAAAGATGAACTTGTAATAATCAAGAATTTAAAACATGAAGTATATGGTATATGGATTCATACTGTCGAAGACCGCAAAAATGTATATGAGTTAATAAAGTATTTGCTGGAAAATGAGCCAAAAACATCATTCGCTTAG